In the Flavobacteriales bacterium genome, CAAATCGCAATTCAGAATAAGAAACTGAAAGTGAGAATGAATATAATAAAGAGCGGTAACACTGAACTACGAGCAAATCAGTCGTTTAGTACAGATACTATTAAGGAAAACTCATTTAATATAGATAGCTATAAATTTTACTTGGATGGTCATTTAAGTGGAAAAACAGCTTTAATTGAAGATTATTATATAGATTCTGATAGCAAAGGAGTAGGCCGAATTAATGAAGATATATTATTTGATCTGCTCCTTCCAATGTATTCTATAAACATGAAAATAGTTATTCATGCTTCAGGGAATAGCGCTATTGAGTTGGCGGTAAAGACATTCGAAAAATTAAGTTCAGTGCATAATACAAAAATTGCACATCGATTTGAAAACTTAGCTCTTATCAGCAAAGACCAGATCAAGAGGTTAAAATCGTTGAATCTTGAAATCGTAATGAACCCAGCTTGTATTTTTGATTATGGATCAAATTATAAGAAATATCTGCCTCCTAATTATTTGGAAGACATTGTTCCATTGAGAAGTATGATTGATAGTGGGCTTAATTTGTCTTTTGGTTCGTATGGCCTTTTAGAGGAGGATATAAATCCTTTTGTTGGCATTAAAGCAGCTGTAAACCGAAAGGATAAGAACGGAAGAGTTGTTGGTGAAAAGGAAAGTATTACCGTTGAAGAGGCCTTGTATTATTATACAATGGGAGGTGCTCAAAATAATGGAAAATCTACTGATAGGGGAAGTATAGAACTTGAGAAATTAGCTGATTTTATTGTGTTAAATAAAGATCCTTTGTCGGTTATCGTAGATGATCTTGATACGATAGAGGTAAATCAAACTTACCTTTTTGGAAACTTGGTCTACTCAAGAACCGTGGATTGATCTGATAGAATTGAAGAAGGTTATATCGCTACTGACTTCTCGTCTCCCGGTACAGTTTTTCCGAAGTACTTAATTATCCCATACATCGCAGCAATTCCTAATGGAAGGGTAATCATCGACGATACTCCAAAACCGGCTGGTAGTGTTCCGAAGAATATAGATACTCCGGCAGTGGTCAAAGCATATGGTAATTGAGTCCTTACATGATCGATGTGATTGCATCCACAAGATAAAGAACTCAATATAGTAGTATCCGCTATTGGAGAACAATGATCTCCAAATACAGCTCCTGCAAGCACGCAAGCTGTAACATTATAAAAAATATTGATAGAGGCGTCATAATCCAATCCGGCTTGCTGGCATAGTTCCCAAGATATTGGTAGCATTAAAGGGTATAGGATCGACATGGTTCCCCAAGAACTTCCTGTAGCAAAAGACATTAGTGCACCTAGTAAGAATGTAATGGTAGGTATAAATGCAGGGCTTAATTTAAAGTTTAGTAAAATTGAACTTAAAAAGTTAGCCGTATGCATGTCATCTATAAGTGCTGCCAAAGCCCATGCTAGGATAAGTATTACCAAAGCATCAAACACAACTTTCATCCCCGTAAAGCTAGCTTCAATGGTTTGGTGAAGGTTCATAATTCTTTTACTCACTGTGATAAGAATTGCAACAAAAACACTTGAAACAGAAGACCATAATAAAGCGGCATAGGAATCTGCATTTCCGATAGTTGTAGAAAGCTTTTTACTAAATCCTATTGATTCGTCTGCCCAAATAAAACGATCCCATCCCGTCCAGAGTAAACCCATTACCGTCCCTAATACAATAACTGCAATGGGTATTAGAGCATTCCACATGTTGGGAACTGCACCTGCTACTGGTTCCATTTTTTTTAGGTCAGCAGCAGCATCACCCAAGTCCTCATCTCTAACAAGAGATACTTGGCCAGTTGTTCTTGCTCTTTTTTCAGCGCTGTACATCGTGGAGTAATCCTTATTCATGTTGATAAGCATGAAAATAAAAGCAATTGTGAATAGGGGGTAAAAAGAATATTGCAAGGAGCCAAGAAAAATGGAGTAAGCACCTTCTTTGATCATGCCTATTTGATCTAACCCGCCACTTAATTCTCCAAGTTCGAATCCGATCCAAGTGGTTATTAGAGCTATTGATGCGATAGGAGCTGCGGTAGAATCTACTAGATAAGTAAGTTTCTCTCTAGATACTCTCATCTTGTCGGTAATACTTCTCATGGTATTTCCGATTACCAGCGAGTTTGTATAATCGTCAAAAAAAATGGCTAGACCCAAATAAAAGGTGGTTAACTGTGTTGATTTTGCGTCTCGAGCAAAAGGGGCAAGTTTGTTTACGATGCCCATCATTCCACCGTTTTTTGCAATAATTGCAATAGTAGATCCAATTAGAAAGGCAAATACCATCACTTTAATATGGCTTAGATCATAGAGTGCATCCAACATGTAATTGTCTAGGACGTTTAAAAAGGCAGTGAAAATCCCCAAAGGACCATCAGTATATAGCGATGTTACAAGAGTTCCTAGGAAGATCCCTACTACTAATGCGGAAACAACTTCTTTTAGAATGAGCGCCATCAATATTGCAATA is a window encoding:
- a CDS encoding Na+/H+ antiporter NhaC family protein, with the protein product MGGVLQSPKSDDGRIEIVMPSIIIADVDYDIAVKLKDVRRSEVIDGYMRATINGMPQLIKINSVKRGVSHEISDRFYKGFSGEDFYEGIVTVQFNEPKEFSIRVAGFTYKKHVNPVPLWMSILPPLIAILMALILKEVVSALVVGIFLGTLVTSLYTDGPLGIFTAFLNVLDNYMLDALYDLSHIKVMVFAFLIGSTIAIIAKNGGMMGIVNKLAPFARDAKSTQLTTFYLGLAIFFDDYTNSLVIGNTMRSITDKMRVSREKLTYLVDSTAAPIASIALITTWIGFELGELSGGLDQIGMIKEGAYSIFLGSLQYSFYPLFTIAFIFMLINMNKDYSTMYSAEKRARTTGQVSLVRDEDLGDAAADLKKMEPVAGAVPNMWNALIPIAVIVLGTVMGLLWTGWDRFIWADESIGFSKKLSTTIGNADSYAALLWSSVSSVFVAILITVSKRIMNLHQTIEASFTGMKVVFDALVILILAWALAALIDDMHTANFLSSILLNFKLSPAFIPTITFLLGALMSFATGSSWGTMSILYPLMLPISWELCQQAGLDYDASINIFYNVTACVLAGAVFGDHCSPIADTTILSSLSCGCNHIDHVRTQLPYALTTAGVSIFFGTLPAGFGVSSMITLPLGIAAMYGIIKYFGKTVPGDEKSVAI
- a CDS encoding amidohydrolase; the protein is MSSVLFYNGIIHTMDRTSSDIPEAVLVQNGVISQIGKLSDLEKGASLDLQKIDLKGQTLMPSFCDDLLFLWKMGQMEFNVLNLHGVKSMRELQQKVEAHAAGLKKGQWLVARGFNEVELEEKRIPDSSELDWVVSDRPAIIFRSCGHIAVLNSNGMRFCQIDSRMKDPLGGVIGRDTNGKPNGIFYEAAIDRVNEFVPIPSVDGYAHFVSLGSKIAVSKGITSATEPGVSQSVISGYQIAIQNKKLKVRMNIIKSGNTELRANQSFSTDTIKENSFNIDSYKFYLDGHLSGKTALIEDYYIDSDSKGVGRINEDILFDLLLPMYSINMKIVIHASGNSAIELAVKTFEKLSSVHNTKIAHRFENLALISKDQIKRLKSLNLEIVMNPACIFDYGSNYKKYLPPNYLEDIVPLRSMIDSGLNLSFGSYGLLEEDINPFVGIKAAVNRKDKNGRVVGEKESITVEEALYYYTMGGAQNNGKSTDRGSIELEKLADFIVLNKDPLSVIVDDLDTIEVNQTYLFGNLVYSRTVD